One window of the Oncorhynchus mykiss isolate Arlee chromosome 5, USDA_OmykA_1.1, whole genome shotgun sequence genome contains the following:
- the purg gene encoding purine-rich element-binding protein gamma: MADTCSRGMERGRGRITSDSMTRGAYPQQYVHPGTQQQGIDIQELASKRVDIQKKRFYLDVKQSARGRFLKIAEVWIGRGRHDNIRKSKLTLSMSMAPDLRYCLGDFIDYYAHIGLRGGLVPRPEEQSNGQGRPQDSRRRQQDHHHAASVSPTGSAVSEEHTHRVLKSEFIERDNRKYYLDLKENQRGRFLRIRQTVSRGHGTMGYYGQGIEQTIVLPAQGLIEFRDALSQLIEDYGDGDATDERGRGNRNHEESPELPEAESFRVDNKRFYFDVGSNRYGVFLKISEVRQPYRNTITVPMKAWARFGENFIRYEGEMRRIFTCHEKRTETREDGEDQED, translated from the coding sequence ATGGCTGATACATGTTcaagagggatggaaagaggcaGAGGAAGGATTACATCAGATTCTATGACGAGAGGCGCATATCCTCAACAGTATGTTCACCCTGGCACACAGCAGCAGGGCATAGACATTCAGGAGCTTGCCTCTAAACGTGTCGATATCCAGAAGAAACGGTTTTATTTGGACGTAAAACAAAGTGCAAGGGGCAGATTCCTAAAAATTGCAGAGGTTTGGATTGGAAGAGGCCGCCATGATAACATCAGGAAGAGCAAATTAACGCTGTCCATGTCAATGGCACCCGATCTACGATATTGCCTGGGGGACTTCATCGATTATTACGCTCACATTGGGTTGCGAGGTGGCCTGGTACCACGGCCAGAAGAGCAGAGCAATGGCCAGGGCCGCCCCCAAGATTCCCGCAGAAGACAGCAAGATCACCACCACGCAGCATCAGTATCTCCCACCGGCTCTGCGGTGTCGGAGGAGCATACTCATCGCGTCCTGAAGAGTGAATTCATTGAGAGAGACAATAGAAAGTACTATCTGGATCTGAAAGAGAACCAGCGAGGCAGGTTCCTCCGCATCAGACAGACTGTCAGCAGAGGACATGGCACCATGGGTTACTACGGCCAGGGCATCGAGCAGACCATAGTGTTGCCGGCTCAAGGGCTAATCGAATTCAGAGATGCCCTGTCGCAGCTTATTGAAGACTACGGCGATGGTGATGCCACGGATGAGCGTGGAAGAGGCAATAGGAACCACGAAGAATCCCCCGAGCTTCCCGAGGCAGAATCCTTTCGAGTGGACAATAAGAGGTTTTATTTCGACGTTGGTTCCAACCGGTACGGTGTGTTTTTGAAGATTAGCGAGGTACGACAGCCATACAGGAACACCATAACAGTCCCCATGAAAGCCTGGGCCAGATTTGGAGAGAATTTCATCAGGTATGAGGGAGAAATGCGGCGAATTTTCACCTGTCACgagaagaggacagagactcGCGAGGACGGTGAAGACCAAGAGGATTGA